In Plasmodium coatneyi strain Hackeri chromosome 8, complete sequence, the genomic stretch aaaggaaagaagcaattatccacctttttttttttttattttaattttttttcttttttcttttcaaaaaggagaaccttcccttttttttcattatatatactacattcttttattaaaaaaaaaaagaggaagaagaaagaaacttaccccctttcctttcgtTGTATtcactacatttttttattaaaaaaaaacgtgagaaatatatgcaccttcctttctttttctctccttttctcctttatgtcccctttctttttccttcttttttttttttctttcataaaatttcctttttttttttccttaaaaccgtcccttttttttctttttaccttaacaacactttttcttttttttttcctttaaattatcctttcctttctcctttaaccttccttttttaacactCAAAACCTATATCTTTAACCCTTAAACTTTCCCTTCTTATTCCCTTAaatcttcattctttctttttttctctataaAGATACCTTCATTACCTGaacctccattttttcctctaaatcttccttcctttccttccctccttagacacttccttccacccctaataaTCTTCTATTCTACCACCCTCAACCCTTCATTTTaacacccttaacaaccacccacctaccaccaaccacctaacaacccacctaccaccaaccaccctaagaAGGTTCCtcccaccctaccacctttaacaaccttccttcttccatcatctggatgatgatgaagtatatggaatagaatattcggacgaatttattgttgttgagatgtcgtcgtcatcatcgaactcattaaattctctcctaagggatcttttccttcttccatttgcagAATGATTATGCTTCCTCAAGAAAAAAggtttgtacttgtaaaaaaaatatgccaatgTTGGTAATGCTACTGCAACAAGTCCACTGGAGACTGCAGCAGGAACAACAGAATTTCCACCAACTTCGGAACCTGCAGAAGCGtgtccagaagaacctgggttccacgTTCCCGTGGAACCTGGTCCAGAGGATCCGGGTTTCCAGGTTCCCGTAGAACCTGGACCAGAGGAACCTGGAGACTGGTGTCCggtagaaccggaaccagaagaacctgggttccaggttcccgtggaaccggtaccggaagaacctggattccaggttcctgtagaaccggaaccggaagaacctggattccaagttCCAGTGGAACCAGGTCCGGATGAACCAGGTTTCCAggttcccgtagaaccggGTCCAGAGGAACCAGGAGACTGGTGTCCGGTACTaccggaaccagaagaacctgggttccaagttcccgtagaacctggtcttggactaccagtgtttTGATTACCAGTAGCTCCagtttcttctgcttttattACAGCACACGTATCTTTTGATAATGTTCTATTACTGTATTTTTCGTACTTCTTCTGGAATTCATTACAGTAGGCAGTTCCACTACCATTACCTGCACAGTGCGCATTCATCTTCCCATAGGCGTCAGGAACTGCCCCCAGGGAACTGGAGTATGCATCTAACCCCGTGAAATCTGTTCCCTGGAACTGTTTACATACAGTCTTCAGGTTGTAATAATCATTAAATACTTCCTTCATGTGGCTAAAATACAGTCTGCTTAAGTCGGCGTACATATTCTCACACTTACCTTCGGAAAAGTGTTTTCCCAGGGTCGTGTATATTTCACCCATGGCATTCAGAAATTTACTATTGTCCTGTAAATTCCCCGATACTATGTCCCCTAGCCagaaataaaataggaaACAACGTTCCTTGTAGATTGGGTCGTGGTTGCTTATCATCTTGGACACGTAATACCACGCACTTGCAATTTTATCTAAGGAACGACTAGTATTCGGATATTTCTGTAGTATACCCTGAAGACTACTTTTTATTGGATTGACTTGAGAATAAGTACCGTATAGCTTGTGCTTGAAATCAAAGTCTCCATACGCCCTCCCTGAAGGTAAGTTATTTGCACTTGGAccctataaatataagtaataaaaaatatatgtgtacatgtccTCACATATCCACTGTACTATGTACACAGTGCATATTCTATGTACATTACTGTATACATCCGTAATATGGAATAAAGtgtattattctttttaccatttgttttaggtatgtatatattcttctgagCTTATAGTGAACCTATGCTCCAAATTACTGTTCATTCATATAGAATGAAATTTTCATACATTCAGAatggaaaggggaaagtgtAAGAATATTTTTGGTCCCCTTCAGAccgatctttttttttttacaaatacatattatattactatgcttccccctttatatatgtatatacactgCTACATATTTACAATCAACGATAACAcactatacatatgtgtactaaatcatcatatgtatatataattaaagccAGAAATATGtaggaataaagaaatatgcaCAGGGTCccaaaggaaataaaaataacagaaaTAGAGAGGAGATGTAAAGGGatccaaaaattttttttttttctcttatacacgttccttttttatacattttatttgtaCATTATTGTATTGTGTATTCAGTACGATGATTGTTCGTTTGAATATAtgacattattattattatttacttcacttatttgttatgtatatgaggaaggaagggaggaactAGGCAGGGGAGGGtgtaaattccttttttcttttgagctgaagaataatttttagCATGCACGTTGTTATTGCATAGTTCATTCTCACTTATATGGTGATTATTAAAAAGTTGTtgacacatgcacacatatatattgtgtatagtttatatatatatatatatatggaggaATTTCCCCTACAGGCGTAGGGTATACATGTTATTCGTGTATATAACTAAATAGCTCAATTAATAGAGCAGAATTAATTCTCTATAAGGGGGGAAGGTATTGtgcaaattatatatatatagtggaaGGATGcgggaacacatatatatatatatgtggaataaataagaagCACATGTATTTAAAGAGAATTggattaattatatatataaaaaagaagacacaTATATGCTTGCTCATTTATAGTAACATCTTCTACAAAGTACACTTTTACTCTCTACGTTTATAGGATTATATTAGCAAACAGTagtaattcttcttttcttcttcttttcttttcttttcttccaaatTTTTAGTATAAGCACCACATGAAGAACGCACtaacttcatatatatatgtgtacatatatgtacattgtgtACCATTATTACCCTTATTTATGTTGTGTCATACATTGTAATTTTATGGAATGGTGAATAATATGTAGGGGCAGGGGTGTGCAAATACAGGTCATGTGGatcttttccatttatagtttccccctttataACTGATGAGCGGTCCAATTTGAATATGTGAACTGAATAATAGTACTTGCGCATCATGCATCATGGTGATGCATccttattatacatatacatatatgtatacacatatgtatatatatggggtatatatatgctatatatacacatatatgtatatatacatatatggacatatagatatgtatgtgtgactataatatttttgtgaATACAATACTTGTAACTACAATAAatattacttatatatgtaggaaaTAGAGCAAGCACTGTATGAACAATATAGTAATagtgtgcatatacacaaacaaacaaacaaacacacaACTCCACACACCCCTCCCCTTCTGCTAATAGTaaaggtacatatatgtacactacTTCCCTGGAATGTAGGAGTACACTATGACTGGAATAAATTGGTGTCTGCCCCATATTCATACTTTTCCTTAAGTAgtgtaagaaggaagaatattcgTGCCCTACTTCcataaaaataggaatgGACAACTGTGGAAGAGAGATCCCTTATG encodes the following:
- a CDS encoding Variable surface protein Vir7-like protein — protein: MGPSANNLPSGRAYGDFDFKHKLYGTYSQVNPIKSSLQGILQKYPNTSRSLDKIASAWYYVSKMISNHDPIYKERCFLFYFWLGDIVSGNLQDNSKFLNAMGEIYTTLGKHFSEGKCENMYADLSRLYFSHMKEVFNDYYNLKTVCKQFQGTDFTGLDAYSSSLGAVPDAYGKMNAHCAGNGSGTAYCNEFQKKYEKYSNRTLSKDTCAVIKAEETGATGNQNTGSPRPGSTGTWNPGSSGSGSTGHQSPGSSGPGSTGTWKPGSSGPGSTGTWNPGSSGSGSTGTWNPGSSGTGSTGTWNPGSSGSGSTGHQSPGSSGPGSTGTWKPGSSGPGSTGTWNPGSSGHASAGSEVGGNSVVPAAVSSGLVAVALPTLAYFFYKYKPFFLRKHNHSANGRRKRSLRREFNEFDDDDDISTTINSSEYSIPYTSSSSR